Below is a window of Paramagnetospirillum magneticum AMB-1 DNA.
CCACGTTCCTGCCGATAAAGCCCGAACCACCGAATACCGTGACCACGCGCCGCGCCATGCATCCCTCCATTCGCCGGACGGCGCCGCGCGCCGCCTCCAAATCTTTGGGGCGAAAGCTAGCCCATAAGCCACGCGGGTGTAAAGGGCGGGGGGCGAAAACACAAAAACCGGAACGGGGTGAAAAAACACCGTTGACACCGCCCGCCGCCTCGCATATTTCTTCGCGCCTCGGACGGCTGAGGCGGTTCGAGAGCTACCTGCCCAGGTGGCGGAATTGGTAGACGCGCACGGTTCAGGTCCGTGTGGCAGTGATGTCGTGGAAGTTCGAGTCTTCTCCTGGGCACCATCTCTTAACCGCGGCGCGGTCCTGTAGATGGATACATCGGACGCGGAGCCGCCCTCCCCAACAGGGGAAATAAAGGAGCGGCTCCGTGACCGTTTTCTACCACAAGAACGATCTCCCGGACGGTCTCGACCTTGGCAATCTCGTTGCCATCGATTCCGAGACCATGGGCCTCAACCTGCAGCGCGACCGCCTGTGCGTGGTGCAGCTGTCGGCCGGCGACGGCCACGCCCATGTGGTCCATTATCCCAAGCCCGAATGGAACTCGCCCAATCTGGTGCGGATGCTGGCCGATTCCAAGGTCACCAAGCTGTTCCATTTCGCCCGCTTCGACGTGGCCATGATCCGTCGTTACCTGGGGGTGCGCTGCACGCCGGTATTCTGCACCAAGATCGCCTCCAAGCTGACCCGCACCAATACCGAGGGCCACAGCCTCAAGGTGTTGTGCAAGGAATTCCTCAACATCGACCTGTCCAAGCTGCAGCAAAGCTCGGACTGGGGCGCGCCGGAGCTCACCGCCGACCAGCTGGCCTATGCCGCCTCGGACGTGCTGTACCTGCACCAGCTGAAGGACCGGCTCGACGCCCTGCTGGACCGCGAGGGCCGCCGCGCCCTGGCCGAGGCCTGCTTCGCCTTCCTGCCCGACCGCGCCGAGCTGGATCTGGCCGGCTGGGACGCGGAAGACATCTTCTCGCACTGATATTTCCCCCCTCAGGCGCCGGGCGGGGTTCTGCACCCCCCTTGGCTTCCGCCGCATCAGCGGCGCGGCCCCTTGGGCCTAGAGAGTGTTTTCGCCCCTCAGGCGCCGGGAGCACGCCCCCCCCGGCCTCCTCGCGAATGCACAAAACGGACCAAGCGGCTCCGTTTTGCCTTTCCGTCTTTGGGCCGTTGCGTATAGTTATGCGCCCTCGCCTCGTGGAAGCGGGGAACGGACCTTTTTGACCGGACCCATTGATGACCGCCGATTCCGACGCCCTCGCCATTGCCCGCCGGGTTCTCGACACCGAGGCCCGTGCGCTGGATTCCCTGGCGGCAAGCCTTGACGGTCCCTTTCTTCAGGCGGTGACCCTGATCGAGCGGGCGCCCGGCCGCGTCATCGTCACCGGCATGGGCAAGAGCGGCCATGTGGCGCGCAAGATCGCCGCCACCATGGCGTCCACCGGCTGCCCCGCCTTCTACGTCCACCCGGCCGAGGCCAGCCACGGCGATCTCGGCATGGTCACCCGCGACGACGCGGTGGTGGCCCTGTCCAATTCCGGCGAGACGCCCGAGCTGGGCGACATCATCGCCTATACCAGGCGGTTCGAGATCGGGCTGATCGGCATCACCTCGCGCCATGGCTCGACCCTGGCCACCGCCTCGGACGTGGCCCTGGTGCTGCCCGCCAATCCCGAGGCCTGCCCCATGGGGCTGGCGCCGACCACCTCGACCACCATGATGCTGGCCCTGGGCGATGCCCTGGCCGTCACCCTGCTGGAGCGCAAGGGCTTCACCGCCGCCGATTTCAAGGTGTTCCACCCCGGCGGCCAGTTGGGCCAGCGCCTGCTGAAGGTCGCCGACCTGATGCATGGCGGCGATGGCCTGCCCCTGGTGGGCGCCGAAGCGAAGATGGCCGAGGTGCTGCTGGTGATGACCGCCAAAAGCCTGGGCTGCGCCGGCGTGGTGACCCCGGACGGCCGGCTGGCCGGAATTCTCACCGACGGCGATCTGCGCCGCCATATGAGCCCCGATCTGCTGACCGCCAAGGCCGCCGAGGTGATGACCGCCTCGCCCCGCACCGTGCCGCCCAATCTGCTCGCCGCCGAGGCCCTGCGCCAGATGAACGAGCGCTCCATCACCAGCCTGTTCGTGGTGGAAGGCGACGGCCGCCCGGTGGGCGTGCTGCATGTTCACGACTGCCTGCGGGCCGGGCTGGCATGACCCTGCGCGCCGACACGGATTCCCAGCCCGACAAAGGGCGGCACCCCACGGGGCGCCATGCCCGCGGGCCGCGTCTCGGCCCCTTCGCCGATCACTCCCACTTCGTCTCGGTGATGAAGATCGCCCTGCCCGCTTTGGCCGTTCTGCTGCTGGGCCTGGTGGTGATCTGGCCCAAGCTGTCGCAGCTGGAAAGCGGCTTCAAGCTGAGCTTCGCCAACCTGTCGCCCAAATCCGTCGACACCCTGGTGATGAAGAACGCCCGCTATTTCGGCGTGGACGAGTCCAACCGGCCCTTCGCGGTGACCTCGGACACCGCCACCCAGATGCCCGGCAACCAGGACCTGATCCATCTGGTCAATCCCAAGGCCGATTTCACCTCGACCTCGGGCGCCAATATCGTGGTGGACGCCATCGCCGGCGTCTATCATCAGTCCACCAAGGTGCTGGACCTGTCGGGGGGCGTGAACCTCTACCACGACACCGGCTACGAGATTCACACGCCCACCGCCACGGTGGAACTGGCCAGCAACACGGCGCGGGGCTTTGAACCGGTGGAGGGCCACGGCCCCCAGGGCGCCATCCGCTCCACCGGCTTCGAGATCACCGGCAAGCACCACGACATCACCTTCACCGGCAAGTCGCAGCTCAATCTGCGCGCCGTAAGCCACAAGGCCCAGGACAAGGGCCGGAGCAAGGGAGCCAAGACGCGATGAAGCCGCCCGCTCTTTTTCCGCTGGTTCTCAGCCTTGTGCTGGCGGCCCTGCCCGGCTCCGCCCTGGCCCAGGGCTTCGAGATGAGCAAGTCCGGCGACCAGCAGATCCAGGTCTACGCCGATAACGGCATCGAATGGCATTCCGAGGAATTGCGGGTCATCGCGCGCGGCAACGCCCATGCCATCCGCGGCAACATGACCGTGGATGCCGACGTGCTGACCGCCCATTACCGCAAGGGCCCCAAGGGCGACGAGATCTGGCGCCTGGACGCCGACGGCAATGTGGTGATCCGCTCGCCCAACGACACCGCCACCGGTCACAAGGCGATCTATGACCTGGACAAGTCCATCTTCGTCCTGAAGGGCGCCCCGGCCAAGATGGTGACCCCCACCGACACCTTCACCGCCACCGAAAGCCTGGAATACTGGGAGCTGAAGAAGATGGCGGTGCTGCGCGGCGACGCCGTCGCTGTCCAGGAAGGCGGCAAGACCCTCAAGGGCGACGTGCTCACCGCCCATTTCAAGGACAAGGAAAAGGACAAGCCCGCCCCGGCCCGCCCCGGCGCCAAGCCGGCCCAGGCGGGGCAGCCGTCGGGCGGCGACGGCGGCGGTCTGGAACTGCAGCGCGCCGACGCCTACGGCCATGTGGTGATCCTGTCGGCCAGCGAAACCGTGACCGGCGATCGCGGCGACTATAATGCCGAAACCGGTATCGCCACCGTCTCCGGTTCGGTTAAGATCAGCCGCGAAGGCGGAAATCAGCTGGAAGGGGGATGGGCGCACGTGAACCTCAACACCGGGGTCAGCAAGCTGTTCCCCACCGCGGCCGGCGCCGCCGAAAGCGGCCAGAGGGTTCAAGGCGTGTTCATTCCACAAAAGAAAGACAAGGGCGATAAGGGCGAAACGCCCGGCCGCGCCGGCTTTACCGGCAACGTGCCCACACCCGGGACGGGGGGACGATGAAAATCATCAAGCCAGGAACGCCGCTCGCCGCCGAGAAGCCCGTCGTTGCGGGGCCGCGTCTGGTGGCCGACAATCCCGGCCTGGTGGCCCGCAACATCGGCAAGAGCTTCAAGGGCCGCCCCGTGCTGCGCGACGTCTCCATCTCGGTGCAGCGGGGCGAGGCCGTGGGCCTGCTGGGTCCCAACGGCGCCGGCAAGACCACCTGTTTCTACTGCATCACCGGCCTGATCAACCCCGACATGGGCGCCATCCTGCTGGACGGCACCGAGATCACCGACCTGCCCATGTACCGCCGCGCCCGCTTAGGGATCGGTTACCTGCCGCAGGAAGCGTCGATCTTCCGGGGCCTGTCGGTGGAAGGCAACATCATGGCCGTGCTCGAAGTGGTCGAGCCCGACCTGGAGCGGCGCCAGCACGACCTGGAAAGCCTGCTGGCCGAGTTTTCCATCAGCCATCTGCGCCGGGCGCCCGCCATGGCGCTGTCGGGCGGCGAGCGCCGCCGCGTCGAGATCGCCCGCGCCCTGGCCTGCCGGCCCCACTTCATCCTGCTGGACGAGCCGCTGGCCGGCATCGACCCCATCGCCGTGTCCGATATCCGCGACCTGGTGGCCCATCTCAAGCACCGCGGCATCGGCGTGCTGATCACCGACCACAATGTGCGCGAGACCCTGGACCTCATCGACCGCGCCTATATCCTGCACGATGGCTCGGTCCTGATGGAGGGCCGCCCCGCCGAGATCGTCGCCCATGAAGGGGTGCGACGGGTCTATCTCGGCGAGCGGTTCAGCATGTAACGCCCCGCCATGGCCATCGGTCCCAGGCTTGATATTCGCCAGACCCAGTCTCTGGTGATGACCCCGCAATTGCAGCAGGCCATCAAGCTGCTGCAATTGTCCAATTTCGAGCTGACCGCCTTCATCGACCAGGAGCTGGAGCGCAATCCGCTGCTGGAGCGCGAGGAAGGCGAGCGCGGCCCCGAGCCCACCGAGCCCAAGGTGGATTCCACCGATCTGGCGGTGCTCGACTCCGCTCCGGCCGAAGCCCCCCTGCTGGACGGCATGAACGGCGGCTCGGCCGAAGACGGCATGGACGTGGATTACGACAACACCTTCAACAACGACAGCGCCTCCGACGCCGTCCAGGACGAGTCCCTGGGCCAATGGGGCAATGTGGGCGGCGGCGGCGGCGGCTTCGACGACGGCGAGTCCAACCTGGAACAGATGGTGGCGGGCGAGATCAGCTTACGCGATCACTTGGCGGCCCAGGTCAGCATGGACATTCCCGACGCGGGCGACCGGCTGATCGCCCTGCACCTGATCGAAATGCTGGACGAGGCCGGCTACCTGATCGGCGACCTGGACGAACTGGCGGAAAGGCTGGGCTGTCCCACCGAGCGCGTCCTGGTGGTGCTGAAAAGAGTCCAGGGCTTCGATCCGGTCGGCGTCTTCGCCCGGTCGCTCAAGGAATGCCTGGGACTGCAGCTGGCCGAGAAGAACCGCCTCGACCCCGCCATGCAGGCCCTGCTGGACAATCTGGAACTGCTGGCCCGGCGCGACCTGCCCGGCCTGATGAAGGCCTGCGGCGTCGATGCCGAGGACATGGCCGAGATGATCGGCGAGATCAAGGCGCTGGACCCTAAGCCGGCCTTGGCCTTCGACCATATCGTCGCCCAGCCGGTCACCCCCGACGTGCTGATGCGCCGCACCCAGGACGGCGCCTGGGTGGTGGAACTGAACTCCGACACCCTGCCCCGCGTGCTGGTCAATACCCGCTATTACTCCAAGATCGCCGGCGCGGCGCGCAGCAAGGACGACAAGACCTATATCTCCGAGCGCTTCCAGTCGGCCAACTGGCTGGTGAAGTCGCTGCACCAGCGCGCCACCACCATCCTCAAGGTGGCCACCGAGATCGTCCGCCAGCAGGACGCCTTCTTCCGCCTGGGGGTCCAGCATCTGCGCCCGCTGGTGCTGCGCGACATCGCCACCGCCATCTCCATGCACGAAAGCACGGTCAGCCGCGTCACCTCCAACAAGTACATGGCCACGCCCCGCGGCATCTATGAACTGAAGTACTTCTTCACCCAGGCCATCGGCTCGGCCGACGGCGGCGACGCCCATTCCGCCGAATCGGTGCGCCACCGCATCAAGGCGCTGATCGACGCAGAGGGCAAGAGCGTGCTGTCCGACGATTCCATCGTCGACGCGCTGAAAGCCGAAGGCATCGACATCGCCCGCCGCACGGTGGCAAAATACCGCGAAGCCATGAACATCGGCTCGTCGGTCCAGCGCCGGCGGGAGAAGTCGCTGGGCATGTGACCCCCGGACGTCCGGCATGCTTGACTTCGGACAAGTCGGGGCCTATTTTCCGCCCGCCCCGTAGGAAAGACGGGACGGGGACTATCGCGCGGTAGAGTGTATCCCGCGCGTTTTGATGGAAGACCCAGCGGAACCCGAAGGTTCCGCCCTCATAGGGTGGATTCATGGAAATCACCGATCTGATCAGCCCGGCCGCCGTCATTCCGAATCTGCGCGCTGCTTCGAAAAAGCAGGCGCTGCAGGATCTGGCCAAGAAGGCTGCCGAGATTACCGGCCTGCACGAGCGGGCCATCTTCGACGTGCTGCTGGAGCGCGAGCGCCTGGGCACCACCGGCGTGGGCAACGGCATCGCCATCCCCCACGGCAAGCTTCCGGCCATGGAAAAGCTTTACGGCGTGTTCGCCCGTCTGGAAAAGCCCATCGCCTTCGAGTCCATCGACGAGCAGCCGGTGGACCTGATCTTCCTGCTGCTGGCCCCCGAATCCGCCGGCGCCGACCACCTCAAGGCCCTGGCCCGGGTATCGCGGCTGCTGCGCGACAAGAGCGTGTGCGAGAAGCTGCGCGGCACCGACAATGCCGACGCCCTTTACGCCCTGCTGACCGAAAGCCCCGCCAGCCGGGCGGCGTAAGAATCTTCGCGAAAAGTTGCTGACGCTGCCCCGCCGCGCGCGGTCCTTCGCCCTGCGGGCTCAGTGTACTTTCCGCGAGGAACTATTGAAAAAATGGGCTTAAGGCGGCTTCGCGCCCATTTTTGACTTAACCTTACCCAGTCCGAGACCCTGTCTCGGACTGGGGAGAAATAAAGCCAAAGCCCGTGCGCCGGGCCGCCCCAAGCGCGGGCCTTTCCTTAATCACCACCGCACGAAAGTACACTGAGGCCGCAAGGCCGAAGGACTTTCGTGCGAATTCATCAATGCACGCTCATGGGCTCCATGTCGTGCTGCAGGATGGCGGCAAAGGCGGTGTCGCGCGACGGGGCCGCGCCGATCACCGTGCCGTCGGCGGCGTGGATGGACCAGCCGCCCTGGCCGCCATTGTCCTCGTGCTTGAAATAGGCGATGGCCGGCATGCCCCAGTTGGCGAAATCGGTGGCGTTCATCAGGCCGTGGCTGAGAAGCACGGTTCTGTCATCCATGGTCTTCATGTTCAGACCTCCCTTTTCTGGCCGGTTCTGGCCCGGGATGACGCCGACGGGGTTTCATCGGCGGAAACGGTGATGGTGTGGGGAACCTCGCCCCCGCGCCCGATGGGAATGGTGCGAACCTTGGGCTCCGGCACCCGGCGGATCAGATCGACGTGGAGCAGGCCGTTGTCCAGCGACGCCCCCGTCACCTCCATGCCGTCGGCCAGCAGGAAGGCCCGCTGGAACTGCCTGGACGCGATGCCGCGATGGATGAACATCCGGGTGGCCTCGTCCTCGGACTGGCGGCCACGGATGACCAGCTGGTTGTCTTCAAGGGCCACCGACAGGTCGTCCCACGAGAACCCGGCCACGGCGAGCGTGATGCGCAGGCCGTTCTCGGACATCTGCTCGATATTGTAGGGGGGATAGCCCTCGGGCGAGGCCTTGGACATGCGGTCCAACAGCCGGTCGAAATGATCGAAGCCGAGCAGCAGCGGGGAAT
It encodes the following:
- a CDS encoding ribonuclease D, translating into MTVFYHKNDLPDGLDLGNLVAIDSETMGLNLQRDRLCVVQLSAGDGHAHVVHYPKPEWNSPNLVRMLADSKVTKLFHFARFDVAMIRRYLGVRCTPVFCTKIASKLTRTNTEGHSLKVLCKEFLNIDLSKLQQSSDWGAPELTADQLAYAASDVLYLHQLKDRLDALLDREGRRALAEACFAFLPDRAELDLAGWDAEDIFSH
- a CDS encoding KpsF/GutQ family sugar-phosphate isomerase, coding for MTADSDALAIARRVLDTEARALDSLAASLDGPFLQAVTLIERAPGRVIVTGMGKSGHVARKIAATMASTGCPAFYVHPAEASHGDLGMVTRDDAVVALSNSGETPELGDIIAYTRRFEIGLIGITSRHGSTLATASDVALVLPANPEACPMGLAPTTSTTMMLALGDALAVTLLERKGFTAADFKVFHPGGQLGQRLLKVADLMHGGDGLPLVGAEAKMAEVLLVMTAKSLGCAGVVTPDGRLAGILTDGDLRRHMSPDLLTAKAAEVMTASPRTVPPNLLAAEALRQMNERSITSLFVVEGDGRPVGVLHVHDCLRAGLA
- the lptC gene encoding LPS export ABC transporter periplasmic protein LptC; protein product: MTLRADTDSQPDKGRHPTGRHARGPRLGPFADHSHFVSVMKIALPALAVLLLGLVVIWPKLSQLESGFKLSFANLSPKSVDTLVMKNARYFGVDESNRPFAVTSDTATQMPGNQDLIHLVNPKADFTSTSGANIVVDAIAGVYHQSTKVLDLSGGVNLYHDTGYEIHTPTATVELASNTARGFEPVEGHGPQGAIRSTGFEITGKHHDITFTGKSQLNLRAVSHKAQDKGRSKGAKTR
- a CDS encoding LptA/OstA family protein — protein: MKPPALFPLVLSLVLAALPGSALAQGFEMSKSGDQQIQVYADNGIEWHSEELRVIARGNAHAIRGNMTVDADVLTAHYRKGPKGDEIWRLDADGNVVIRSPNDTATGHKAIYDLDKSIFVLKGAPAKMVTPTDTFTATESLEYWELKKMAVLRGDAVAVQEGGKTLKGDVLTAHFKDKEKDKPAPARPGAKPAQAGQPSGGDGGGLELQRADAYGHVVILSASETVTGDRGDYNAETGIATVSGSVKISREGGNQLEGGWAHVNLNTGVSKLFPTAAGAAESGQRVQGVFIPQKKDKGDKGETPGRAGFTGNVPTPGTGGR
- the lptB gene encoding LPS export ABC transporter ATP-binding protein, producing the protein MKIIKPGTPLAAEKPVVAGPRLVADNPGLVARNIGKSFKGRPVLRDVSISVQRGEAVGLLGPNGAGKTTCFYCITGLINPDMGAILLDGTEITDLPMYRRARLGIGYLPQEASIFRGLSVEGNIMAVLEVVEPDLERRQHDLESLLAEFSISHLRRAPAMALSGGERRRVEIARALACRPHFILLDEPLAGIDPIAVSDIRDLVAHLKHRGIGVLITDHNVRETLDLIDRAYILHDGSVLMEGRPAEIVAHEGVRRVYLGERFSM
- the rpoN gene encoding RNA polymerase factor sigma-54, with the translated sequence MAIGPRLDIRQTQSLVMTPQLQQAIKLLQLSNFELTAFIDQELERNPLLEREEGERGPEPTEPKVDSTDLAVLDSAPAEAPLLDGMNGGSAEDGMDVDYDNTFNNDSASDAVQDESLGQWGNVGGGGGGFDDGESNLEQMVAGEISLRDHLAAQVSMDIPDAGDRLIALHLIEMLDEAGYLIGDLDELAERLGCPTERVLVVLKRVQGFDPVGVFARSLKECLGLQLAEKNRLDPAMQALLDNLELLARRDLPGLMKACGVDAEDMAEMIGEIKALDPKPALAFDHIVAQPVTPDVLMRRTQDGAWVVELNSDTLPRVLVNTRYYSKIAGAARSKDDKTYISERFQSANWLVKSLHQRATTILKVATEIVRQQDAFFRLGVQHLRPLVLRDIATAISMHESTVSRVTSNKYMATPRGIYELKYFFTQAIGSADGGDAHSAESVRHRIKALIDAEGKSVLSDDSIVDALKAEGIDIARRTVAKYREAMNIGSSVQRRREKSLGM
- the ptsN gene encoding PTS IIA-like nitrogen regulatory protein PtsN, with product MEITDLISPAAVIPNLRAASKKQALQDLAKKAAEITGLHERAIFDVLLERERLGTTGVGNGIAIPHGKLPAMEKLYGVFARLEKPIAFESIDEQPVDLIFLLLAPESAGADHLKALARVSRLLRDKSVCEKLRGTDNADALYALLTESPASRAA
- a CDS encoding DUF1150 family protein, whose translation is MKTMDDRTVLLSHGLMNATDFANWGMPAIAYFKHEDNGGQGGWSIHAADGTVIGAAPSRDTAFAAILQHDMEPMSVH
- a CDS encoding Hsp20 family protein, which encodes MSRLSAFNSPLLLGFDHFDRLLDRMSKASPEGYPPYNIEQMSENGLRITLAVAGFSWDDLSVALEDNQLVIRGRQSEDEATRMFIHRGIASRQFQRAFLLADGMEVTGASLDNGLLHVDLIRRVPEPKVRTIPIGRGGEVPHTITVSADETPSASSRARTGQKREV